A single genomic interval of Carassius auratus strain Wakin chromosome 30, ASM336829v1, whole genome shotgun sequence harbors:
- the LOC113048732 gene encoding beta-adducin-like gives MSRSPTPKGTPVQHSPVDGEFLEGEMVQSPQDSSGLKKRVSSLLQSPSFREELDVLIQEQMNKGESSSNLWALRQIADFMATHGSPASLPVSQSTVSMVTPINDLHGWDPGSMVKGERLMRCKLASVHRLLDLFGWTQLPNTCLTMRVSKEQEHFLVLPDGLAYGEVTASNLVKVNILGEVVEKGSTALEVNLSAFGLHSAVYSARPDIRCLLHLHTPATAAVSAMKCGLLPLSHEALLVGDVAYYDYNGVMEEEEDRVDLQKSLGPTCKVLVLRNHGIVALGESVEEAFYTIYHIQTACQIQVAALCSAGGEQNLILLDRSVHRPVSRGSVGWAGSTFGPMHKSRLGEHEFEALMRTLDNLGYRTGYAYRFPVLLERSRTRREVEVPATATSFSFHDDGVHPHPRLHPHAQRQQQKTRWLNTPNVYQKIGQEQASPGHRSTWQKSEEITQGSGQAIKIENPNQFVPLFTNPQEVLETRNKIREQNRQDMKTAGPRSQVLASVITDNSPPAPESVDPPSAAEHETPNPFNELTDLELDEYRKEVQRKQDGVEEVVNDSGASPNASPKKTPPSDGKAVQNDKGDEKKQQEELEKQMKALSTTDTSETSAPPTTPPTAPPNKPAGNTPEGSPSKSPSKKKKKFKAPCFLKKSKKQKEKAES, from the exons ATGAGCAGAAGTCCCACTCCTAAAGGGACTCCTGTCCAGCACAGTCCTGTAGACGGAGAGTTTCTGGAGGGAGAGATGGTCCAGTCTCCGCAGGACTCCAGCGGCCTCAAGAAACGAGTTTCCAGTCTCCTGCAAAGCCCT TCCTTCAGAGAGGAGCTGGATGTGTTGATTCAGGAGCAGATGAATAAAGGAGAAAGCTCCTCTAATCTGTGGGCTCTCAGACAGATCGCAGACTTCATGGCCACTCACGGATCCCCGGCATCGCTGCCCGTCTCTCAGTCCA CTGTGAGCATGGTGACCCCCATCAACGATCTGCACGGATGGGACCCGGGCTCCATGGTGAAGGGCGAGAGACTGATGCGCTGCAAGCTGGCCAGTGTTCACCGTCTGCTGGATCTGTTCGGCTGGACACAGCTGCCCAACACCTGCCTCACA ATGCGTGTTAGTAAAGAACAGGAGCATTTCCTCGTGCTGCCGGACGGTTTGGCTTACGGGGAGGTGACCGCCTCCAATCTG gTGAAGGTGAATATTCTGGGGGAGGTTGTGGAGAAAGGCAGCACTGCTCTGGAAGTGAATCTGTCTGCGTTTGGTCTTCATTCTGCCGTCTATTCAGCTCGGCCGGACATCCGCTGCCTCCTGCACCTCCACACTCCAGCCACGGCCGCG GTATCAGCCATGAAATGTGGCCTTCTGCCGCTATCCCATGAGGCTTTGCTGGTGGGCGATGTAGCTTATTATGACTATAATGGAGTGATGGAGGAAGAAGAGGACAGAGTGGATCTCCAGAAGAGCCTGGGCCCGACATGCAAG GTGCTGGTGTTGAGGAACCATGGAATCGTGGCACTGGGAGAGTCGGTGGAGGAGGCCTTTTACACCATCTACCACATCCAGACCGCCTGTCAAATACAG GTGGCAGCACTGTGCAGCGCTGGAGGAGAGCAGAACCTGATCCTGCTGGACCGCAGTGTTCACCGACCCGTCTCCAGAGGCTCTGTGGGCTGGGCCGGATCCACCTTCGGTCCCATGCACAAGAGCAGGCTGGGAGAACACGAGTTTGAAGCACTGATGAGGACGCTGGACAATCTG GGTTACCGTACAGGCTATGCTTACCGTTTCCCAGTGCTGCTGGAGCGCTCCAGAACCAGGAGAGAGGTGGAGGTTCCTGCTACTGCCACCTCATTTTCCTTTCATGACGATGGAGTTCATCCTCACCCTCGTCTCCATCCTCACGCCCAgagacagcagcagaagaccagaTGGCTGAACACCCCAAACGTCTATCAGAAGATCGGCCAGGAGCAGGCCAGTCCAGGACATCGCTCTACG TGGCAGAAGTCAGAGGAAATCACGCAGGGCAGTGGACAGGCCATTAAGATCGAGAACCCAAACCAGTTTGTCCCTCTGTTCACCAACCCACAGGAGGTGCTTGAGACTAGAAATAAG ATACGAGAGCAGAATCGTCAGGACATGAAAACAGCCGGACCTCGGTCTCAGGTGTTAGCCAGCGTCATCACAGACAACAGTCCACCG GCTCCGGAGTCTGTGGATCCTCCATCCGCTGCGGAGCACGAGACTCCGAACCCCTTCAACGAGCTGACGGATCTGGAGCTGGACGAGTACCGCAAGGAGGTCCAGCGCAAGCAGGACG GTGTGGAGGAGGTAGTGAATGACTCGGGGGCTTCCCCGAATGCCTCCCCCAAAAAGACCCCACCGTCAG ATGGGAAAGCGGTGCAGAATGATAAAGGCGATGAAAAGAAACAGCAGGAGGAGCTAGAAAAACAAATGAAGGCACTTTCCACCACTGACACGTCAGAAACCTCGGCCCCGCCCACGACTCCGCCCACTGCCCCGCCCAACAAACCCGCAGGCAACACCCCAGAGGGCTCGCCTTCCAAATCTCcatccaagaaaaaaaagaagttcaAAGCTCCCTGTTTTCTAAAGAAAagcaagaaacaaaaagaaaaagccGAATCTTGA